A stretch of DNA from Saccharospirillum mangrovi:
TGCGGGCACTCTCGGGCGGTCAGCGGCAATCGGTCGCCATTGCTCGGGCGCTGCATTTCAACGCTCGCATTCTGATCATGGATGAACCGACGGCGGCGCTTGGCCCGGAAGAAACGGCCCAGGTTTCGGAGCTGATTCAGAACCTGAAACAGCAGGGCATCGGCATCTTTTTGATCAGCCACGACATCCACGATGTGTTCGATTTATCCGATCGCGTCAGCGTGATGAAGAACGGTCAGTTGGTCGGCACAGCCAAGGTGAGTGACGTCAGCAAAGATGACGTGCTGGGCATGATTATTTTGGGAAAATGCCCGGCCGCAGCGATTCCCGGACCGGGTGCGATGCGCGAAACCGCCGCCGTGTAACGGCGGTTAACCCAAGGCGGATTTTTGCAGGGCGGGTTCGACCATTTCGTCGATCAGCCCTTCGCGAATAGCCTGATGAGAAATGCGCATCGAGGTTAAATCGAAAGCATGAAACACGCGCTGCAAAATGATGTAGCCAGCGGCAAACACAGCAATGCGGCGCGGGTTCAGTTCCAGTAATTGCGACAATTGTTGCTGGCTTTCGGCTTGCGTCAGCACCGGATGCAAACGATCCAACTGGTCGCGCTCGATCACGCCATTGTGGATCAGGCCCAAATTGCTCAACGCCCAACTCACGGCCTTGATGCTGCCCGATGCGCCCATCACGTCATCCCACTGCACACCGACGAAGCGATCGCGCACGCTGGCGATCTGCTCATCGACCATGGCTTCGCAAGCGGCGAGGTGGGCGTCGGTTAAGCGGTCGTCGCTGAGAAATTCACTGGTTAATGTCACGCAGCCTAAATCCAGACTGGCAACGACTTCCGATTGCCGCCCCTGACCGACAATAATTTCGGTGCTGCCGCCGCCGATATCGAGCACAAAACGGCGCGCGTTTTCATCGCGACCCTGCGATACGCCGCGATAAATATAACGCGCTTCGTCTTCGCCACTGAGAATACGGATTGGTTGGCCCAAGGCTGTTTCGGCCTGATGCAGAAAACGCACATCGCCAACCAGACGACGAAACGCACTGGTGCCAACGGCGGTAATGTTTTCTGTGGGAACCTGATGCAAGGCATCGCGGAAATGCGTTAAGCAACGCAGGGCGCGGTTGCGGGCTTCGCGGGTGAGTTTGCCGGTGTCGGCATCAACACCAGCGGCCAGACGCACCAATTCGCGCTTGCATTCGACCGATTGCAAGTGGGTGCCATCTGAGCGCATCACGACCAGATGGAAGCTGTTTGAGCCGAGGTCGATCGCGGCGTAGAGCGAAGGTGCGGTCATGGGTCGGTAATTTTTTATTCTGCTCCGAAATATTGCCCGTCTGGCGCAGAATTGTCACTAGCGCGCACCAAAGCGACGCAAAAAGCGTCGATTAACTGTCGCTTTTCGGCCAGAAGCGCGCGTTCGCGGTTGGCTCCGGTTTGGCTTGGTAGGGGCTGGCATAGACCAGCAGATTTCCAGCCATGGGTTCGCGTTGCCGTTGAGCGTCGCTCATGGCTTCGGTGGCGGAAGTGACGAACAATAAATTTCCGTCCGGTCCGCCCAGAGCGACGCAGGTCGGTTGCGAAACCGGCAGCGGATGCAGGGCTTGCAAGGTGCCGTCCGAATCGAAGCAGGCCACAGCGCTGCCGCTGAACAGCGCGCACAATAACGAGCCATCGGCTGAGGTATTGGCGCCGTCCGGGTAGCCGCGTGGTGCAGTAGCAAAGGGCCGTTCATTGCTCAGGGTGCCGGTGGCGGCGTCGAAATCGAACTGCCGAATCCGACCGGTTGGCGTGTCGGCGTGATACATCACCGTGCCCGCCAGGTTCCAACACAGAGCGTTGGGAATGGTCAGGTCGCTCAAGATGGGTTTGGCGCCATC
This window harbors:
- a CDS encoding SMP-30/gluconolactonase/LRE family protein; the protein is MSAPQETELELLFSLEVANHLGEGVQWHAPSQTLWWTDIHESQLFRFDWASQTLTQWQTPDRLTSFSVLDTNPIQLLVSFARGFALYQPHTQTVDWLAQPELDRPNQRFNDGRVDPQGRFWAGTMQDTGERQPLGSLYKLDVDGAKPILSDLTIPNALCWNLAGTVMYHADTPTGRIRQFDFDAATGTLSNERPFATAPRGYPDGANTSADGSLLCALFSGSAVACFDSDGTLQALHPLPVSQPTCVALGGPDGNLLFVTSATEAMSDAQRQREPMAGNLLVYASPYQAKPEPTANARFWPKSDS